ggcgcaGCTGCTGCGGGGTGAGGGTGGCGGGGATGCGCCAGAAAGACTcctggggggagaagggagacgctgcagggctgggccagGCCTGGGGGGACAGGGccggggacagggctggggacagggacctcACCTGCTCGCTGGCAGGGGGACGGAGCCCCAGCTCCCGTAGCAGGGCTCGGAAGCGCCGGTCCTCCATGGCATCCTCATTCTCCTCCGAGAGCGCCCCGGGGCGCGGGGGgaccccccgggggggggggggggggggagcgctGTCAGCCCGGCCCCAtgccccagcccccagccccgagccccgaCCCCGCTCACCCTCCTGCTCGCGGTCCCCGGCCGTCCTCCTCAGGCAGTTCTCCAGCCACCGCAGGGGCCCGGCCaggcctggggacagggagggctCAGACAGGATCCGGCCCCTGCAGCCAAGCCCAACTGGGGGGCATAAACCCCCAAAGCCCCTCACCCCCACCCACCTTCCTGATGCAGAAGATGCACcaggccctgcccggccccttCCTCGGGCACCCAGTGCTCCTCTATGGGGTCGCTCTCggcttcctcctcttcttcctcctcttcctcctcgcTGTCCCCCTCCTCTGCTGAGCTGTCCTGGGCTGACACCGCCAAGGCTTCTGCCTCGCCCTGCGGGGACCAGGCGGAGGTTGGGTGCCCATGGCGGGGCAGCACCCCTGGgatgccccccccccagcccttccccagcccccctgTACCAGCTCGGGGCTGCGGCCCTTCCTCCGGCGCTTCTTGTGCAGCTCCTTGCGCTCCgacaccagccccagccccagcagcttcTCCACCACCCGGGCCCGCGACCGCCGCGCCGTCAGGTTCTTCATGATGTTCCCCAGGACGTCTGCGGGGAGGGGTCAGCGGGGGACCGGACCCCCCCCGGTCCCACCCCAGAGTCCCCGTCCTCGCTCACCATCCGAGCCCCTGAACTCCTCAAAgagccgctccagctcctgctcctgctcctccgtCCACAGCACGATGCGGGTGCCCTTCCTGGGGTGGGGGCACAGCCATGGGCGCTCGCCccgggcagggagctgcccccagccctggggggggcCTGGCTCACCTCTGCTGCGGGAAGTCCTTGGCGCTGctggccagccccagcctcacCAAATGCTTCACCACCTGCCTCCGCGTCCGCCCGGGCGCCG
This DNA window, taken from Oxyura jamaicensis isolate SHBP4307 breed ruddy duck chromosome 33 unlocalized genomic scaffold, BPBGC_Ojam_1.0 oxy33_random_OJ70566, whole genome shotgun sequence, encodes the following:
- the LOC118158609 gene encoding protein timeless homolog; the protein is MKNLTARRSRARVVEKLLGLGLVSERKELHKKRRRKGRSPELGEAEALAVSAQDSSAEEGDSEEEEEEEEEEAESDPIEEHWVPEEGAGQGLVHLLHQEGLAGPLRWLENCLRRTAGDREQEGVPPRPGALSEENEDAMEDRRFRALLRELGLRPPASEQESFWRIPATLTPQQLRRAAASLAHHSPNPEGLPQHPEGLPQHPEGLPAPPRHPQAPAPGEDLGRGRRDQAGGAGAASEPLFTCPAAERPPAPLGSDSESEEPVRVPLQSGSKRRRQLDSEDEDGGSPEAEAAPPVPRSEDDDDDDPQPAGRRK